Genomic DNA from Planktomarina temperata RCA23:
GAAGAGGGCGACCTGATCAAACGCTCGATTCGCGACCTTTACAACCGCGATATTGACGAGGTGTTGGTGGAAGGTGCGGCGGGCTATCGCAACGCCAAAGACACCATGAAAATGATCATGCCGTCCCATGCCAAAAACGTGAAGCATTACATGGATTCAATGCCACTTTTTGCGCGTTTTCAGGTCGAAACCTTTATGGATGGGATGTTTAACCCCACGGTTCAGCTGAAATCTGGCGGCTATCTGGTCATCGGCATCACTGAAGCTTTGGTGGCCATTGATGTCAACTCCGGCCGTGCGACCAAAGAAGGCAGCATTGAGCAGACCGCTTTGAACACCAATCTGGAGGCTGCCGAAGAGGTGGCGCGCCAATTGCGCTTGCGCGATTTGGCCGGGTTGATCGTGATTGATTTCATCGACATGGATGAACGCCGCAACAATATCGCCGTTGAAAAACGCATGAAAGATAAGCTGCAATCTGATCGTGCGCGCATTCAGGTGGGCCGGATCAGCGGCTTTGGATTGATGGAAATGAGCCGCCAGCGTTTGCGTCCGGGCATGTTGGAAGCCAGCACGCAGCCCTGCGCCCATTGCCACGGCACCGGCTTGATCCGCTCGCAGGACAGTCTGGGTCTGACCATTCTGCGTGAGCTGGAAGAAGAGGGTGGGCGTGCCCGCTCCAAAGAAGTGTTGATCAAAGCGCCGATCAGCATTGCCAATTTCTTGATCAACCAAAAGCGCGAGCATATCAGTCAGATTGAGCAACGCCATGGGATGGCCGTGCGTATTGAAGCTGATCCTTTCTTGATCAGCCCAGATTATACGATTGAGAAATTCAAAACGGCCACGCGCATTGTTCCAGCGAACTCCACGACCGTGAGCTCGGTTGATTTTGCCTTGATGGAAGAAATTGATGAGCAAGGTCAAGAGGATGATCAGGCTGATGTGATTGAGGCTGTTGAGACCCCAGAGGACGGGGATGCTCCGAAGAAGCGGCGGCGTCGTCGTCGGCGGCGGCGGGGCGGCAGCGATGCCTTATCCGGTGATCAGAGCCAAGAGGACGGATCGCAAGATGAGGCCTCGCCCGACGCGCCTGCTGTTGAAAGTGACGGCGAAGGGGACAAGCCAAAACGCCGTCGCCGTACGCGCGGCGGGGCGAAAGCCAAGCCGGTAGAGGAAAACCCGCAGGATCGTTCGGAAGAGCTTTCTGAGGCGGGCGAGGTCGCTGTTGCAGCCCCGCCGGAGCCTGTTGCGGATGCTCAGGATGTTGCGGTTGTGGCTGAGGCGGCGCCCGCCGAGAAACCCAAACGCGTGCGCAAACCGCGTAAGACCAAAGCCCAGCGTGAGGCTGAAGAGGCCGCGGCCGCGCAAACCACAGCCCCTATAGCTGCGGTTGAAGAGGCGGTTGTGGCAGAAGAGGCGGCGCCAGAGGTTGCGGTTGAAAAACCTGCAGCCAAACCCAAGCGCGTGCGCAAGCCGGCAGCTAAAAAGGCGGTGGCC
This window encodes:
- a CDS encoding Rne/Rng family ribonuclease, with translation MAKKMLIDATHAEETRVVVVDGNKVEEFDFESQNKRQIAGNIYLAKVTRVEPSLQAAFVDYGGNRHGFLAFSEIHPDYYQIPVADREALMAEEKAYAEAMAAEAEQEAQKPKRTRKRRAKPAAQHSADPIETRDVAAVDGVVDGMETIDLSADEEGQAAAPLLEDNLSEAAPDAEDANETAEVAPESEPASAGSEEVVEPEAALDTAEDPDQEDEDQADDGIESVAQEDDSEDVRPVRKPRPRRYKIQEVIKVRQIMLIQVVKEERGNKGAALTTYLSLAGRYCVLMPNTARGGGISRKITNAADRKKLKEIATTIVVPEGAGLIVRTAGAKRTKTEIKRDYEYLQRMWEQIRELTLKSSAPSAIYEEGDLIKRSIRDLYNRDIDEVLVEGAAGYRNAKDTMKMIMPSHAKNVKHYMDSMPLFARFQVETFMDGMFNPTVQLKSGGYLVIGITEALVAIDVNSGRATKEGSIEQTALNTNLEAAEEVARQLRLRDLAGLIVIDFIDMDERRNNIAVEKRMKDKLQSDRARIQVGRISGFGLMEMSRQRLRPGMLEASTQPCAHCHGTGLIRSQDSLGLTILRELEEEGGRARSKEVLIKAPISIANFLINQKREHISQIEQRHGMAVRIEADPFLISPDYTIEKFKTATRIVPANSTTVSSVDFALMEEIDEQGQEDDQADVIEAVETPEDGDAPKKRRRRRRRRRGGSDALSGDQSQEDGSQDEASPDAPAVESDGEGDKPKRRRRTRGGAKAKPVEENPQDRSEELSEAGEVAVAAPPEPVADAQDVAVVAEAAPAEKPKRVRKPRKTKAQREAEEAAAAQTTAPIAAVEEAVVAEEAAPEVAVEKPAAKPKRVRKPAAKKAVAVEETPADAPAPEAVEPSPVPEAVAAPVAQADPAPLAAEPEPEKPAAPKKRGWWSRG